The nucleotide window CGAGACCTAAGGTTTGACCAAAGTCGCCTTTCGCTCCGCCGAAAGCAGCGTCAGTCATCCAGGTGATACCTTTTGCGTGCTGCTAATCGAACAAATTTCGGGACCACGTTTCTCTTCGCGGCGAAGCCTCGTCAATCCTTCTACGCTGCTTTCGTGGTTCGAAAGACGACGATTTTCAAAGCGTAAGCCGAATCGAGACTCAGTGCAGATCCGGGCCAGCGAATCGACGGCGATCAGCGGAAACGTCCCCCCAGAATCATCCACTGCTCGTGGCGTTTGGCGGCGATTAGAATGCGATAGAATCGTTTCGATGTCACGGGAACGATTTTCCCGCCTTCCGCCCCTCCCACCGAAAATTCAAGTTTTCACACCATGAACACCAACCTTCGTCGTCGATGCACCGCCCTGACCGCGTTGGCGTTGCTGGCCGTCGCCGGCATGATGACCGCCGACGCCGAACCGGGATTAGAAAAGATGGAAAAAGGCACGCTGCGTCACGTCGTGATGTTCAAATTCAAGGATTCCAGCAGCGATAGCGACGTCCAAGGTGTCGTCGACGCCTTTCGTGCCTTGCCCAAACGGATCCCTGAAATCGCGGACTTCGAATACGGCACCAACAACA belongs to Crateriforma spongiae and includes:
- a CDS encoding Dabb family protein, which gives rise to MMTADAEPGLEKMEKGTLRHVVMFKFKDSSSDSDVQGVVDAFRALPKRIPEIADFEYGTNNSPEGLNEGLTHCFLVSFKSEEDRAKYLPHPAHKEFVGVLKPHLDKVVVIDYWADK